One Mycobacterium sp. SMC-4 DNA window includes the following coding sequences:
- the glnA gene encoding type I glutamate--ammonia ligase, which produces MDRQKEFVLRTLEERDIRFVRLWFTDVLGYLKSVAIAPAELEGAFEEGIGFDGSAIEGFARVSEADMVARPDPSTFQILPWADGSGKHHSARMFCDITMPDGSPSWADSRHVLRRQLARASDLGFTCYVHPEIEFFLLKPGPDDGTPPVPADNGGYFDQAVHDSAPNFRRHAIDALEQMGISVEFSHHEGAPGQQEIDLRYADALSMADNVMTFRYVVKEVALGDGVRASFMPKPFAEHPGSAMHTHMSLFEGESNAFHSPDDPLQLSGVGKSFIAGILEHANEISAVTNQWVNSYKRLVHGGEAPTAASWGAANRSALVRVPMYTPHKVSSRRVEVRSPDSACNPYLTFAVLLAAGLRGIEKNYVLAPEAEDNVWSLTPEERRAMGYKELPGSLGVALTEMEDSELVAEALGEHVFDFFLRNKRAEWENYRSHVTPFELKNYLSL; this is translated from the coding sequence ATGGATCGGCAGAAGGAATTCGTGCTGCGAACGCTGGAGGAGCGCGACATTCGCTTCGTCCGGTTGTGGTTCACCGACGTGCTGGGATACCTCAAGTCGGTCGCGATCGCCCCGGCCGAGCTCGAAGGGGCCTTCGAAGAGGGCATCGGGTTCGACGGCTCTGCCATCGAGGGCTTCGCCCGGGTGTCGGAAGCCGACATGGTGGCCCGGCCCGATCCGTCCACGTTCCAGATACTGCCGTGGGCCGACGGCTCCGGTAAGCACCACTCGGCGCGGATGTTCTGCGACATCACGATGCCCGACGGTTCGCCGTCGTGGGCGGACTCACGGCACGTGCTGCGCCGGCAGCTGGCCCGGGCCAGCGACCTGGGCTTCACCTGCTACGTCCACCCCGAGATCGAGTTCTTCCTGCTCAAGCCCGGCCCCGACGACGGCACTCCACCGGTGCCCGCAGACAACGGCGGCTACTTCGACCAGGCGGTGCACGATTCGGCGCCGAACTTCCGCCGCCACGCCATCGACGCCCTCGAGCAGATGGGCATCTCGGTGGAGTTCAGTCACCACGAGGGCGCGCCCGGCCAGCAGGAGATCGACCTGCGTTACGCCGACGCGCTATCGATGGCCGACAACGTGATGACGTTCCGATATGTGGTCAAGGAAGTGGCTCTCGGCGATGGGGTGCGCGCGTCGTTCATGCCCAAGCCGTTCGCCGAGCACCCGGGTTCGGCCATGCACACCCACATGAGCCTGTTCGAGGGTGAATCCAACGCATTCCACAGCCCGGACGACCCGCTGCAGCTGTCGGGGGTCGGAAAATCGTTCATCGCAGGCATTCTCGAACACGCCAACGAGATCAGCGCCGTGACCAACCAGTGGGTGAACTCCTACAAGCGGCTGGTGCACGGCGGCGAGGCGCCGACCGCGGCATCCTGGGGTGCGGCGAACCGCTCGGCGCTGGTGCGCGTGCCGATGTACACCCCGCACAAGGTGTCCTCGCGACGGGTCGAGGTGCGCAGCCCGGATTCGGCCTGCAACCCGTACCTGACGTTCGCCGTGCTGCTGGCCGCCGGGCTGCGCGGCATCGAGAAGAACTATGTGCTCGCGCCTGAGGCCGAAGACAATGTGTGGAGCTTGACCCCCGAAGAGCGCCGCGCCATGGGCTACAAGGAGCTGCCCGGCAGCCTGGGGGTGGCGCTGACGGAGATGGAAGATTCGGAGTTGGTGGCCGAGGCGCTCGGTGAGCACGTCTTCGACTTCTTCCTGCGCAACAAGCGCGCCGAGTGGGAGAACTACCGCAGCCACGTCACACCGTTCGAGCTGAAGAACTACCTGTCTCTCTAG
- a CDS encoding alpha/beta hydrolase, whose product MAAMLRAGSLLVVLALFAAVLSPTASASPQPVWQSCAEFLGDVSRLPTAECATVAVPVDYAKPQGAQAQIAVIRIPARGDRIGALVVNPGGPGASAVDTVAGMGAALADTELLERFDLVGIDPRGVGHSTPALRCRTDAEFDAFRAQPMADYSPAGVAQIERVLTAFAESCLDRMGAEFLANVGTAAAAQDMDVVRAALGDEQINYLGFSYGTQLGAVYAARYPDRIRAMVLDGAVDPAMDPLAKSLRQQAGFQQAFDRYATDCAQSTGCPLGTDPGSFVDRYHQLVDPLVDRPAATPDPRGLGYQDALTGTASALYSPRYWTYLTSGLLGLQRGTDPTDLLLLADDYQQRDRNGRYKNRQDAFTAIRCVDATFPKDPAVWADFDRQVRLAAPFLSYGEFTGYAPRDVCALWPVPPTPIVGEASSPGPGKVVVVSTTGDPATPYQSGVDLARQLGANLITFDGSQHTVVFNGDACVDTAVVDFLMDLQQPAPGLQC is encoded by the coding sequence ATGGCAGCCATGCTTCGCGCCGGATCGTTGTTGGTGGTGCTTGCCCTTTTCGCGGCGGTGCTCAGTCCGACAGCGTCGGCGTCGCCGCAACCGGTGTGGCAATCATGCGCTGAGTTCCTCGGCGACGTCTCCCGTCTGCCCACCGCCGAGTGTGCAACCGTGGCCGTTCCCGTCGACTACGCCAAACCGCAAGGCGCACAAGCGCAAATCGCTGTCATCAGAATCCCGGCCCGGGGTGATCGGATCGGTGCGCTCGTGGTCAACCCGGGCGGACCCGGGGCGTCGGCCGTCGACACCGTCGCCGGCATGGGTGCGGCGCTGGCGGACACCGAACTGCTCGAGCGCTTCGACCTGGTCGGTATCGACCCGCGCGGGGTCGGGCATTCCACCCCTGCGCTGCGGTGCCGCACCGACGCCGAATTCGACGCGTTCCGGGCCCAGCCGATGGCCGACTACAGCCCGGCCGGGGTGGCGCAGATCGAGCGTGTGCTGACCGCGTTCGCCGAGTCCTGTCTGGACCGGATGGGCGCGGAGTTCCTGGCCAACGTCGGAACCGCGGCAGCGGCGCAGGACATGGACGTGGTGCGCGCCGCGCTCGGCGACGAGCAGATCAACTACCTCGGATTCTCCTACGGCACCCAGCTCGGCGCGGTCTACGCAGCACGCTATCCGGATCGGATCCGGGCCATGGTGCTCGACGGCGCCGTCGACCCGGCGATGGACCCGCTGGCCAAGAGCCTGCGGCAGCAGGCCGGGTTCCAGCAGGCGTTCGACCGCTACGCCACCGACTGCGCGCAGTCGACGGGCTGCCCGCTGGGCACCGACCCGGGGAGCTTTGTCGATCGCTACCACCAGCTCGTCGACCCGCTGGTGGACCGGCCGGCAGCCACGCCCGACCCGCGCGGACTGGGTTATCAGGACGCACTGACCGGTACGGCCAGCGCGCTGTACTCGCCGCGGTACTGGACGTATCTGACCAGCGGGCTGTTGGGTCTGCAGCGTGGCACCGACCCGACAGACCTGCTGCTGCTGGCCGATGATTACCAGCAGCGTGACCGCAACGGGCGGTACAAGAACAGGCAGGACGCGTTCACCGCGATCCGCTGCGTCGACGCGACGTTCCCGAAAGATCCCGCGGTGTGGGCTGACTTCGACCGTCAGGTACGGCTGGCGGCACCGTTCCTGTCGTACGGGGAATTCACCGGCTACGCGCCGCGCGACGTGTGTGCGCTGTGGCCGGTGCCGCCGACGCCGATCGTGGGTGAAGCGAGCTCCCCCGGGCCGGGAAAGGTCGTGGTGGTATCCACCACCGGTGACCCGGCGACCCCATACCAGTCCGGGGTGGACCTGGCCCGCCAGCTGGGCGCCAACCTGATCACCTTCGACGGCTCGCAACACACCGTGGTCTTCAACGGCGACGCCTGTGTCGACACCGCGGTGGTCGACTTCCTGATGGACTTGCAGCAACCGGCACCCGGATTGCAGTGCTAG
- a CDS encoding alpha/beta hydrolase, which translates to MSLKTGAARSGLALAAAVTLVTGCSNVVQGAAVIAVPPPGSPLQWDLCEPTGGPADQIPIPLGAECAMLSVPVNWDNPEDPDGDVAQLAMIRFPATGEKIGSLLVNPGGPGESGVDAAVGILASLPEELRERFDLVGFDPRGVARSAPAVWCNSDADNDRLRADNVVEYTPDGVAHMEQKAKEFIDRCVEKMGKEFLANVGTASVVKDLDAMRVALGDEKLTYVGYSYGTRIGAGYAEAYPQNVRAMILDGAIDPNADPLEADVRQAAAFQQAFDDYAADCAKSADCPLGTDPAKAVDEYHSLVWPLVDEPAQTSDPRGLSYNDAVVGTILPLYSPTLWRHLTVGLTELRDGRGDTMLALADLYMGRDREGHYANKTDARVAVNCVDKPAITDRATLVELDRRTRDAAPFMSYGEFTGYAPMSACAMWPVPRTTDQREIKVNGLAPVLVISTTNDPATPYQAGVDLARQLGGTLLTYEGTQHTVSLQGDKCVDDIATRYLVDLELPPAGTRC; encoded by the coding sequence ATGAGCCTCAAGACCGGGGCCGCGCGCAGCGGCCTGGCCCTCGCTGCGGCGGTGACTCTGGTCACCGGCTGCAGCAACGTGGTGCAGGGCGCGGCGGTGATCGCGGTGCCCCCGCCCGGGTCGCCGCTGCAGTGGGATCTGTGCGAGCCGACCGGCGGGCCGGCCGACCAGATCCCGATCCCGCTGGGCGCGGAGTGCGCCATGTTGTCGGTGCCGGTCAACTGGGACAACCCCGAGGACCCAGACGGTGACGTGGCTCAGCTGGCGATGATCCGTTTCCCGGCCACCGGTGAGAAGATCGGCTCGCTTCTGGTCAACCCGGGTGGACCCGGCGAATCCGGTGTCGACGCGGCAGTGGGCATCCTGGCGAGCCTGCCCGAGGAACTGCGCGAGCGTTTCGACCTGGTCGGCTTTGATCCGCGTGGCGTGGCACGGTCGGCGCCGGCGGTGTGGTGCAACAGCGACGCCGACAACGACCGGCTGCGCGCTGACAATGTGGTGGAGTACACCCCCGATGGGGTGGCCCACATGGAGCAGAAGGCCAAGGAATTCATCGACCGCTGCGTCGAGAAGATGGGCAAGGAATTCCTGGCCAACGTCGGAACCGCCAGTGTGGTCAAGGATCTCGATGCGATGCGGGTCGCGCTCGGTGACGAGAAGCTCACCTACGTCGGCTACTCCTACGGCACTCGAATCGGCGCCGGCTACGCCGAGGCCTATCCGCAGAACGTGCGCGCGATGATCCTCGACGGCGCCATCGACCCGAACGCCGACCCGCTCGAAGCCGACGTCCGGCAGGCAGCGGCGTTCCAGCAGGCGTTCGACGACTATGCCGCCGACTGCGCCAAGAGCGCCGACTGTCCGCTGGGAACCGACCCGGCCAAGGCTGTCGACGAGTATCACTCGCTGGTGTGGCCTCTGGTCGACGAGCCGGCACAGACGAGCGATCCGCGCGGCCTCAGTTACAACGACGCGGTCGTGGGCACCATCCTGCCGCTGTACTCGCCCACGCTGTGGCGACATCTCACCGTGGGGCTGACCGAACTCCGCGACGGCCGTGGCGACACCATGCTGGCACTGGCCGATCTGTACATGGGCCGCGACCGGGAAGGCCACTACGCCAACAAAACCGACGCGCGGGTGGCGGTCAACTGCGTCGACAAGCCGGCGATTACCGACCGGGCGACCCTGGTCGAGTTGGACCGTCGCACCCGTGACGCGGCGCCGTTCATGAGTTACGGCGAGTTCACCGGCTACGCCCCGATGTCGGCGTGCGCGATGTGGCCGGTCCCGCGCACCACCGACCAGCGAGAGATCAAGGTCAACGGACTGGCCCCGGTCCTGGTGATCTCCACCACCAACGACCCGGCCACGCCATATCAGGCCGGCGTCGATCTGGCCCGCCAGCTCGGCGGCACGCTGCTGACCTACGAAGGCACCCAGCACACCGTGTCGCTGCAGGGTGACAAGTGTGTCGATGACATCGCCACGCGCTACCTGGTGGACCTGGAACTGCCGCCGGCCGGCACCCGCTGCTGA
- a CDS encoding wax ester/triacylglycerol synthase family O-acyltransferase, translated as MQRLSGLDASFLYLETAAQPLHVCSILELDTSTMPGGYTFARLRDGLTQRIKAMPEFREKLVDNRFNLDHPVWVEDKDFDVDRHLHRIGLPAPGGRVELSEICGHIASLPLDRSRPLWEMWVIENLGCGPQARQGDRIAVMTKVHHASVDGVTGANLLSKLCSTEPDAPPPEPVDGPGDASGLEIALSGAVRFAARPLRLANVVPATVSTVVDTIRRARNGLTMASPFSAPKTAFNANVTSHRNVAFAQLDLEDVKTVKNHFGAKVNDVVMAVVSGGLRKFLSERGELPANSLVAMVPVSVHERSDRPGRNQVSGMFSRLETNIEDPAERLTAIAAANSVAKQHSSAIGATLLQDWSQFAAPAVFGVAMRVYASSRLGGARPVHNLVVSNVPGPQMPLYMLGCEVKAMYPLGPIFHGSGLNMTVMSLNGKLDLGIVSCPELLPDLWSLADNFAPALAELVDATR; from the coding sequence ATGCAACGGCTCAGCGGGCTCGACGCCAGCTTTCTCTATCTCGAAACCGCGGCGCAGCCTCTGCACGTGTGCTCGATCCTGGAACTCGACACCTCCACGATGCCCGGGGGATACACCTTCGCCCGGTTGCGCGACGGGCTCACCCAGCGCATCAAGGCGATGCCGGAGTTCCGAGAAAAGCTGGTGGACAACCGTTTCAACCTCGACCATCCAGTGTGGGTGGAGGACAAGGACTTCGACGTCGACCGGCATCTGCACCGGATCGGCCTGCCCGCGCCGGGTGGGCGAGTGGAACTGTCCGAAATCTGCGGCCATATCGCGTCACTACCGCTGGACCGCTCGCGGCCGCTGTGGGAGATGTGGGTCATCGAGAATCTCGGCTGCGGTCCGCAGGCCCGGCAGGGCGATCGGATCGCGGTGATGACAAAGGTGCACCACGCCAGCGTCGACGGCGTCACCGGGGCCAATCTGCTGTCGAAGCTGTGTTCCACCGAGCCCGACGCCCCGCCGCCGGAACCGGTCGACGGACCCGGCGATGCCAGCGGCCTGGAGATCGCGCTGAGCGGGGCGGTGCGGTTCGCCGCCCGCCCGCTGCGGCTGGCCAACGTGGTGCCGGCCACGGTGTCGACGGTGGTCGACACGATCCGACGGGCGCGCAATGGGCTGACCATGGCCTCGCCGTTCAGCGCACCCAAGACCGCGTTCAACGCCAACGTCACCAGCCACCGCAATGTCGCCTTCGCCCAACTCGACCTTGAGGACGTCAAGACGGTCAAGAACCACTTCGGGGCCAAGGTCAACGACGTCGTGATGGCGGTGGTGTCCGGCGGCCTGCGCAAGTTCCTCTCCGAGCGCGGCGAATTGCCGGCCAACTCGCTGGTGGCGATGGTCCCGGTGTCGGTGCACGAGCGCTCCGACCGTCCCGGACGCAATCAGGTGTCCGGGATGTTTTCCCGGCTGGAGACCAACATCGAGGATCCGGCAGAACGCCTCACGGCCATAGCGGCCGCCAATTCTGTTGCCAAACAGCATAGTTCGGCCATCGGGGCGACCCTGCTGCAGGACTGGAGCCAGTTCGCAGCGCCCGCGGTGTTCGGCGTCGCGATGCGGGTGTACGCCAGCAGCCGGCTCGGCGGTGCGCGGCCGGTGCACAACCTGGTGGTCTCCAACGTGCCCGGACCGCAGATGCCGTTGTACATGTTGGGCTGCGAGGTCAAAGCGATGTACCCGCTGGGGCCGATCTTCCACGGCAGCGGTCTGAACATGACGGTGATGTCGCTCAACGGCAAACTCGACCTCGGGATCGTCTCGTGTCCCGAACTGCTGCCCGACCTGTGGAGCTTGGCCGACAATTTCGCGCCCGCGCTGGCCGAACTGGTGGATGCGACACGCTAG
- the panB gene encoding 3-methyl-2-oxobutanoate hydroxymethyltransferase translates to MSEHTVYGAASTPKPRVKVRTHHLHKWKAEGHKWAMLTAYDYSSAAIFDDAQIPVLLVGDSAANVVYGYDTTVPVTVDELIPLVRGVVRGAPHALVVADLPFGSYEGGSAQALATATRFLKEAGAHAVKLEGGERVADQIATLSAAGIPVMAHIGFTPQSVNGLGGFRVQGRGDAAEQTIHDAIAVQEAGAFAVVMEMVPAELATQITGKLTIPTVGIGAGPNCDAQVLVWQDMAGLTNGKTAKFVKRFGAVGDELRRAAVQYADEVASGAFPAEEHSF, encoded by the coding sequence ATGTCCGAGCACACCGTCTATGGAGCCGCTTCGACGCCCAAGCCGCGCGTCAAGGTGCGCACCCACCATTTGCACAAGTGGAAAGCAGAGGGCCACAAGTGGGCCATGCTGACCGCCTACGACTACTCCTCGGCCGCGATCTTCGACGACGCGCAGATCCCGGTGTTGCTGGTCGGCGACTCCGCGGCCAACGTCGTCTACGGCTACGACACCACCGTGCCGGTCACCGTCGACGAGCTCATCCCGCTGGTCCGCGGCGTGGTCCGGGGCGCCCCGCACGCACTCGTGGTCGCCGATCTGCCGTTCGGCAGCTATGAGGGTGGCTCGGCCCAGGCGCTGGCCACCGCGACTCGGTTTCTCAAGGAAGCCGGCGCGCACGCGGTGAAGCTCGAAGGCGGTGAACGCGTCGCCGATCAGATCGCGACGCTCAGCGCGGCCGGCATCCCGGTGATGGCGCACATCGGCTTCACCCCGCAGAGCGTCAACGGTCTCGGTGGTTTCCGGGTGCAGGGCCGCGGCGACGCCGCCGAGCAGACCATCCACGACGCGATCGCCGTGCAGGAAGCGGGTGCGTTCGCGGTGGTGATGGAGATGGTGCCCGCCGAACTGGCCACCCAGATCACCGGCAAGCTGACGATCCCGACCGTAGGGATCGGGGCGGGCCCCAACTGCGACGCACAGGTGCTGGTGTGGCAGGACATGGCCGGTCTGACCAACGGCAAGACCGCGAAGTTCGTCAAGCGCTTCGGCGCGGTCGGTGACGAACTGCGCCGCGCGGCCGTGCAGTACGCCGACGAGGTCGCCAGCGGTGCGTTCCCGGCCGAGGAGCACTCCTTTTAG
- a CDS encoding enoyl-CoA hydratase/isomerase family protein: protein MSDYQTLSFEKTGAIVRITLNRPEAANGMNATMTRELAAAAARCDSPATKVVVITGAGRFFCAGGDLKDFASAESRGAHVKGVADDLHRAISSFARMDAVVITAVNGTAAGAGFSLAVTADLVLAAESASFTMAYTRVGLSPDGSASYYLPRLIGIAKTKQLMLTNRTLSAQDAADWGLVTEVVAADALSARTDELAEQMAATCAGSNGGVKTLLLDTYGNGLEQQMELESRLIAQRAESADGREGVDAFLAKRPAAFA from the coding sequence GTGAGCGACTACCAGACCCTGAGCTTCGAGAAGACCGGCGCGATCGTCCGGATCACGCTGAACCGGCCCGAGGCCGCGAACGGCATGAACGCCACGATGACTCGGGAACTGGCTGCGGCGGCGGCCCGCTGCGACAGCCCGGCCACCAAGGTGGTGGTGATCACCGGCGCGGGGCGGTTCTTCTGCGCCGGCGGCGATCTGAAGGATTTCGCATCGGCCGAGAGTCGCGGCGCCCACGTCAAGGGAGTCGCCGATGACCTGCACCGGGCGATCTCGTCGTTCGCCCGGATGGACGCCGTCGTGATCACCGCGGTCAACGGGACCGCCGCCGGGGCGGGGTTCTCGCTGGCGGTCACCGCCGACCTGGTGCTGGCCGCCGAATCGGCGTCCTTCACGATGGCCTACACCAGGGTCGGGCTGAGCCCCGACGGCAGCGCCTCGTACTATCTGCCGCGGCTGATCGGCATCGCCAAGACCAAGCAGCTGATGCTGACCAACCGCACCCTGTCCGCGCAGGACGCCGCCGACTGGGGCCTGGTTACCGAGGTGGTCGCCGCCGACGCGCTCAGCGCGCGCACCGACGAACTCGCCGAGCAGATGGCCGCCACCTGCGCCGGATCCAACGGCGGGGTCAAGACGCTGCTGCTGGACACCTACGGCAACGGCCTCGAACAGCAGATGGAGCTCGAATCCCGGCTCATCGCGCAGCGCGCCGAGTCCGCCGATGGACGCGAAGGGGTCGACGCTTTCCTGGCCAAGCGGCCCGCGGCGTTTGCCTAA
- a CDS encoding fatty acyl-AMP ligase — MSPEMRLEDYLDRHGDIAIPAGVTLTSFLDRNVELFGDQPAYRYLDFDHDRSVDLTWSALGTRLRAIGGRLQHLTRAGDRVAILAPQGVDYVVAFFAAIHAGTIAVPLFAPELPGHAERLEAVLRDALPTVVLTTTSAAKAVGEFLRTLPRDRRPRMIAVDAVPDSVGAGFHPVPLDTDAIAYLQYTSGSTRTPAGVQITHRSACTNVVQMIMSVGLDWDIRSVSWLPLFHDMGLLMIMFPALTGGQITLMSPVAFVRRPYRWIRELGATDKPMFAAAPNFAFELAASRGRPPAGEHLDLSNVAGLINGSEPVSMASVEKFIDAFAPYGLRSTAIKPSYGMAEATLFVSTTAADTAPTAVHLDRHELNAGRAVRVEADHPDAVAQVSCGHVARSQWAVIVEPDTEAELPDGRVGEIWLHGDNIGSGYWGRRHETELTFVNKLQTRLPAGSHAQGCAEGAHWLRTGDLGVYIDGQLHITGRIKDMVIVDGRNHYPQDIEATVAQASAAVRTGFVAAFSAPGATGEALVIVAERAAGAGRVEAGPVVEAIRAAVSRKHALPIAEVKLVAAGTIPRTTSGKLARRACRARYLDGTL, encoded by the coding sequence ATGAGTCCAGAGATGAGGCTTGAGGATTACCTCGACCGCCATGGCGATATCGCGATCCCGGCGGGCGTCACACTGACCTCGTTCCTCGACCGCAACGTCGAGTTGTTCGGTGATCAACCGGCCTACCGTTATCTCGATTTCGACCACGACCGCTCCGTGGACCTGACCTGGTCGGCGCTGGGGACGCGGCTTCGCGCCATCGGAGGTCGGCTACAGCACCTCACCCGCGCCGGTGACCGCGTGGCGATTCTGGCGCCCCAAGGCGTCGACTACGTGGTGGCGTTCTTCGCCGCAATCCATGCCGGAACCATCGCGGTGCCGCTGTTCGCCCCGGAACTGCCCGGGCACGCCGAGCGGCTCGAAGCGGTACTGCGGGATGCACTCCCGACGGTGGTGCTGACGACCACCTCCGCGGCGAAGGCCGTCGGCGAGTTCCTGCGCACGCTGCCCCGGGATCGCCGGCCCCGCATGATCGCCGTCGACGCGGTCCCCGACTCCGTCGGCGCCGGCTTTCATCCGGTCCCGCTCGACACCGATGCAATCGCCTACCTGCAGTACACCTCGGGATCCACCCGAACCCCGGCGGGTGTGCAGATCACCCACCGGTCGGCCTGCACGAACGTCGTGCAGATGATCATGTCGGTGGGCTTGGACTGGGACATCCGCAGCGTCAGCTGGCTGCCGTTGTTCCACGACATGGGCCTGCTGATGATCATGTTCCCGGCGCTGACGGGTGGGCAGATCACCCTGATGTCTCCGGTGGCGTTCGTCCGTCGCCCGTACCGGTGGATCCGCGAGCTCGGCGCCACCGACAAGCCGATGTTCGCCGCAGCGCCCAACTTCGCCTTCGAACTGGCCGCCTCGCGGGGCCGGCCGCCGGCAGGTGAGCACCTCGACCTGAGCAACGTCGCCGGCCTGATCAACGGTTCAGAACCGGTCAGCATGGCGTCAGTCGAGAAGTTCATCGATGCGTTCGCGCCGTATGGACTGCGGTCCACCGCGATCAAGCCGTCCTACGGGATGGCCGAGGCGACGCTGTTCGTGTCCACCACCGCAGCCGATACCGCGCCGACAGCGGTGCACCTGGACCGCCACGAACTCAATGCCGGGCGGGCCGTGCGCGTCGAGGCCGACCATCCCGACGCGGTGGCTCAGGTGTCCTGCGGTCACGTCGCGCGCAGCCAGTGGGCGGTCATCGTCGAACCCGACACCGAGGCCGAGCTTCCCGACGGCCGGGTCGGGGAGATCTGGTTGCACGGCGACAACATCGGATCCGGCTACTGGGGACGCCGCCACGAAACCGAGCTCACCTTCGTCAACAAACTGCAGACGCGGCTACCGGCGGGCAGCCACGCGCAGGGGTGCGCAGAAGGCGCGCACTGGTTACGCACCGGCGACCTCGGTGTGTACATCGACGGTCAACTGCACATCACCGGCCGCATCAAGGACATGGTGATCGTCGACGGACGCAACCACTACCCGCAGGACATCGAGGCGACCGTCGCGCAGGCCTCCGCGGCCGTGCGGACCGGCTTCGTGGCGGCATTCTCGGCGCCCGGCGCCACCGGCGAGGCGCTGGTCATCGTCGCCGAACGGGCGGCCGGGGCCGGCCGTGTCGAGGCCGGGCCCGTCGTCGAGGCGATTCGGGCGGCGGTGTCGCGAAAGCACGCGTTGCCCATCGCCGAGGTCAAACTGGTTGCCGCAGGAACCATTCCACGCACCACCAGCGGCAAGCTCGCACGTCGGGCCTGCCGGGCCAGATATCTGGACGGCACGCTGTAA
- a CDS encoding CYTH and CHAD domain-containing protein has translation MAPDPTKTSRYIETERKFEVVENTVAPSFAGLSAVARVERSLSQSLDAVYFDTPARDLSRHRITLRRRTGGTDAGWHVKLPAGPDSRTEVRAPLEDDSDEAADRDHTPIVPEGIRDVVLAIVRDKTLTPVARISTVRTVETLYGIDGAQLAEFCDDEVSASAEGGEEVRWREWELELAPGADPDLFDRLTNRLVDAGAQPAGHGSKLARVLSAEPAAEQTPAPADPLHRAIAGHVTELLEWDRAVRADVEDSVHQMRVTVRKIRSLLQSSEGSFGITDDDWVLDELRELGAVLGIARDAEVLAERYQRALDALPADEVRGPIHARLVEGAQKRYLTGWKRSLTAMRSPRYFRLLDALEALAVTEPGSVGPQAGKTEDQVESAYRRVRKAVKAARAAAEGAEVDGPEADEALHRIRKRAKRLRYTAAATDSTKVADRAKTVQSLLGDHQDSVVSRAHLIRQAELAHAAGEDTFTYGLLYQQERDLAHRCEDQLDAALKGLDKAVAKATKGG, from the coding sequence ATGGCCCCCGATCCGACCAAAACGTCCAGGTACATCGAGACGGAACGCAAGTTCGAGGTCGTCGAGAACACCGTGGCACCCTCATTCGCCGGTCTGTCGGCGGTGGCGCGGGTCGAGCGATCGCTGTCACAGTCACTCGACGCTGTCTACTTCGACACACCCGCCCGAGATCTGTCCCGGCACCGGATCACGTTGCGCCGCCGCACCGGCGGGACCGACGCCGGCTGGCACGTCAAGCTGCCGGCCGGCCCGGACAGTCGCACCGAGGTGCGTGCACCACTGGAAGACGATTCCGATGAGGCTGCCGACCGGGACCACACCCCCATCGTCCCGGAAGGTATCCGCGATGTTGTGCTGGCGATCGTGCGGGACAAGACGCTGACGCCGGTGGCGCGTATCAGCACCGTGCGCACCGTGGAGACGCTTTACGGTATCGACGGTGCTCAGCTTGCAGAGTTCTGCGACGACGAGGTCAGTGCCAGCGCCGAGGGCGGCGAGGAGGTGCGCTGGCGCGAATGGGAACTGGAACTGGCGCCGGGCGCGGACCCGGACCTGTTCGACCGCTTGACCAATCGTCTCGTCGACGCCGGGGCACAGCCGGCAGGCCATGGCTCCAAGCTGGCCCGGGTGCTTTCGGCCGAACCAGCTGCCGAGCAAACCCCCGCCCCCGCCGATCCCTTGCATCGGGCCATCGCCGGTCACGTGACCGAGTTGCTGGAATGGGACCGCGCCGTGCGTGCCGACGTCGAGGACTCCGTCCACCAGATGCGGGTGACCGTCCGCAAGATTCGCAGCCTGCTGCAGTCGTCGGAGGGCAGTTTCGGCATCACCGATGACGACTGGGTGCTCGACGAACTGCGTGAGCTCGGCGCGGTGCTCGGGATCGCCCGCGACGCCGAAGTGCTCGCCGAGCGTTATCAACGCGCCCTTGACGCACTTCCGGCCGACGAGGTGCGCGGTCCCATCCACGCGCGCCTGGTCGAAGGAGCGCAGAAGCGATACCTGACCGGCTGGAAACGGTCGCTCACGGCCATGCGTTCACCGCGTTACTTCCGACTGCTCGACGCACTCGAGGCGCTGGCGGTCACCGAACCTGGGTCGGTCGGCCCACAAGCCGGAAAGACCGAAGATCAGGTCGAGTCGGCCTATCGCCGGGTCCGCAAGGCCGTCAAAGCGGCTCGGGCAGCGGCCGAAGGCGCCGAGGTCGACGGGCCCGAGGCCGACGAGGCCCTGCACCGAATCCGCAAGCGCGCCAAACGTCTGCGCTACACCGCGGCGGCCACCGACAGCACCAAGGTCGCCGACCGCGCCAAGACCGTCCAGTCGCTGCTCGGCGATCACCAGGACAGCGTGGTCAGCCGCGCCCACTTGATTCGACAAGCCGAGTTGGCCCACGCCGCCGGCGAGGACACGTTCACCTACGGCCTGCTCTATCAACAGGAACGCGACTTGGCGCACCGCTGCGAAGACCAGCTCGACGCCGCCCTGAAGGGTCTCGACAAGGCGGTCGCCAAAGCCACGAAGGGCGGATGA